A region of Kiritimatiellales bacterium DNA encodes the following proteins:
- a CDS encoding 3TM-type holin, whose protein sequence is MASTFSLNFDFGTIVSSITSFFDKRKFTEQERAELDLLLKQAELSLREKELAVAAEFAKRDATIAEAQSKVVQAEAGARWWLQGNWRPLTMIAFVIMLVARWFGFTPVHLSETEASQILDIVMVGLGVYTGGRSLEKIISAKGTKPK, encoded by the coding sequence ATGGCGTCAACATTTTCACTTAACTTTGATTTCGGCACCATCGTCAGCAGCATCACGAGTTTTTTTGATAAACGAAAATTCACGGAGCAGGAGCGCGCGGAACTCGATCTTCTTTTAAAGCAGGCGGAACTATCCTTGCGTGAAAAAGAGCTGGCGGTGGCGGCGGAGTTTGCGAAGCGCGACGCGACGATCGCTGAAGCGCAGAGTAAAGTTGTCCAGGCGGAGGCCGGCGCGCGCTGGTGGCTGCAGGGGAACTGGCGGCCGCTCACGATGATCGCGTTCGTGATTATGCTTGTCGCGCGCTGGTTCGGATTTACGCCGGTGCATCTCAGTGAAACAGAAGCTTCGCAAATTCTCGACATCGTGATGGTTGGCCTCGGCGTTTATACCGGCGGACGTTCTCTGGAAAAAATCATCTCCGCGAAAGGAACGAAACCGAAATGA